Proteins encoded together in one Miscanthus floridulus cultivar M001 unplaced genomic scaffold, ASM1932011v1 fs_227_2_3, whole genome shotgun sequence window:
- the LOC136530885 gene encoding rac-like GTP-binding protein 1 isoform X1: MSAAAASSVTKFIKCVTVGDGAVGKTCMLICYTCNKFPTDYIPTVFDNFSANVSVDGSIVNLGLWDTAGQEDYSRLRPLSYRGADVFILSFSLVSRASYENVLKKVLRIVKAENLNSNLGRQLGISTTATKSPFVQWMPELRRFSPSVPVVLVGTKLDLREDRSYLADHSAASIISTEQGEELRKQIGAVAYIECSSKTQRNIKAVFDTAIKVVLQPPRRREVTRKKMKTSSNQSVRRYLCGSACFTW, translated from the exons atgagcgcggcggcggcgagctcggtCACCAAGTTCATCAAGTGCGTCACGGTCGGCGATGGGGCCGTCGGGAAGACCTGCATGCTCATCTGCTACACCTGCAACAAGTTCCCCACG GATTATATCCCCACTGTATTTGACAACTTCAGCGCCAATGTCTCTGTGGATGGGAGCATTGTCAACTTGGGCCTCTGGGACACGGCAG GTCAGGAGGATTACAGTAGATTGAGGCCTCTGAGCTACAGGGGTGCTGATGTGTtcatcctctccttctccctGGTCAGCAGGGCGAGCTATGAGAACGTCTTGAAGAAGGTACTGAGAATAGTTAAGGCCGAAAATTTAAACTCAAACCTAGGTAGACAGTTGGGGATCAGTACAACCGCAACTAAGAGTCCTTTTGTACAGTGGATGCCAGAGCTTCGCCGATTTTCACCTAGTGTTCCGGTAGTTCTTGTTGGAACCAAACTAG ATCTCCGTGAAGACAGATCTTACCTTGCTGACCATTCTGCTGCTTCCATCATCTCTACCGAACAG GGAGAAGAGCTCAGAAAGCAGATAGGTGCTGTGGCATACATAGAATGCAGCTCAAAGACACAGAGG AACATAAAGGCTGTGTTCGACACTGCAATTAAAGTAGTGCTGCAACCACCAAGGAGAAGAGAAGTTACCAGGAAGAAAATGAAGACAAGTTCAAATCAGTCTGTGAG AAGATACCTCTGTGGAAGTGCATGTTTCACATGGTAA
- the LOC136530885 gene encoding rac-like GTP-binding protein 1 isoform X2 has protein sequence MSAAAASSVTKFIKCVTVGDGAVGKTCMLICYTCNKFPTDYIPTVFDNFSANVSVDGSIVNLGLWDTAGQEDYSRLRPLSYRGADVFILSFSLVSRASYENVLKKWMPELRRFSPSVPVVLVGTKLDLREDRSYLADHSAASIISTEQGEELRKQIGAVAYIECSSKTQRNIKAVFDTAIKVVLQPPRRREVTRKKMKTSSNQSVRRYLCGSACFTW, from the exons atgagcgcggcggcggcgagctcggtCACCAAGTTCATCAAGTGCGTCACGGTCGGCGATGGGGCCGTCGGGAAGACCTGCATGCTCATCTGCTACACCTGCAACAAGTTCCCCACG GATTATATCCCCACTGTATTTGACAACTTCAGCGCCAATGTCTCTGTGGATGGGAGCATTGTCAACTTGGGCCTCTGGGACACGGCAG GTCAGGAGGATTACAGTAGATTGAGGCCTCTGAGCTACAGGGGTGCTGATGTGTtcatcctctccttctccctGGTCAGCAGGGCGAGCTATGAGAACGTCTTGAAGAAG TGGATGCCAGAGCTTCGCCGATTTTCACCTAGTGTTCCGGTAGTTCTTGTTGGAACCAAACTAG ATCTCCGTGAAGACAGATCTTACCTTGCTGACCATTCTGCTGCTTCCATCATCTCTACCGAACAG GGAGAAGAGCTCAGAAAGCAGATAGGTGCTGTGGCATACATAGAATGCAGCTCAAAGACACAGAGG AACATAAAGGCTGTGTTCGACACTGCAATTAAAGTAGTGCTGCAACCACCAAGGAGAAGAGAAGTTACCAGGAAGAAAATGAAGACAAGTTCAAATCAGTCTGTGAG AAGATACCTCTGTGGAAGTGCATGTTTCACATGGTAA